From the Paraburkholderia sp. PREW-6R genome, one window contains:
- a CDS encoding TraR/DksA family transcriptional regulator, which produces MPGQRSDLSDAFIAQQRARLEAMRRELLGGEESTIGEERLSMEEHGDEPREFEDDAQGMAQDEINQSLRNVNDHRIADIARALQKIEDGTYGLSDESGDPIPKARLEAMPEAIYTVAEQERREARSA; this is translated from the coding sequence ATGCCTGGCCAACGGAGTGATTTGAGCGACGCGTTTATCGCACAACAGCGCGCGCGCCTCGAGGCAATGCGCCGTGAACTGCTGGGCGGCGAGGAAAGTACCATTGGCGAAGAACGATTGTCCATGGAAGAGCATGGCGACGAACCAAGGGAATTCGAGGACGACGCGCAAGGCATGGCGCAGGACGAGATCAACCAGTCGCTGCGCAACGTGAATGATCACCGCATTGCCGACATTGCACGTGCGCTGCAGAAGATCGAAGACGGGACCTACGGTCTGTCGGACGAGAGCGGCGACCCGATTCCGAAAGCGCGGCTGGAGGCGATGCCCGAAGCGATCTACACGGTCGCGGAGCAGGAGCGGCGCGAAGCGCGCAGCGCATAA
- a CDS encoding HAD family hydrolase, producing MRIQTSFLFDLDGTLVDSVYQHVLAWKQALDSEGIALSVWRIHRKIGMSGGLFTNQLLRETHADISEELGERLRRAHAAAYQRLRDQVCPLPGARELLDALTKAGTPWAVATSGRMETASLNLQALGVDPAKAVVVTRDDVKYAKPDPDLFIAAAQRLGVPIEQAVVVGDSIWDMLAAQRCRALGVGLLSGGYGTEELERAGALRVYDDPADLLVHLDEVASRP from the coding sequence ATGCGCATTCAGACGTCATTCCTGTTCGATCTCGACGGCACGCTGGTCGACAGCGTTTATCAGCACGTTCTCGCATGGAAGCAGGCGCTCGACAGCGAAGGCATTGCGCTATCGGTCTGGCGAATCCATCGAAAGATCGGCATGAGCGGCGGGCTGTTTACCAACCAGCTTCTACGCGAGACGCACGCCGACATCAGCGAGGAACTCGGCGAGCGGCTTCGCCGTGCGCACGCCGCTGCTTATCAACGGCTGCGCGATCAGGTGTGTCCACTGCCCGGTGCACGCGAGCTGCTCGACGCGCTGACGAAAGCCGGTACGCCTTGGGCCGTCGCGACGAGCGGCCGGATGGAAACGGCGTCGCTGAACCTGCAGGCGCTCGGCGTGGATCCCGCGAAGGCCGTGGTGGTCACACGCGATGACGTCAAGTACGCCAAGCCCGATCCCGACCTGTTCATTGCCGCCGCACAGCGGCTTGGCGTGCCGATCGAGCAGGCCGTCGTGGTTGGCGATTCGATCTGGGACATGCTGGCGGCGCAGCGCTGCCGCGCGCTTGGCGTAGGCTTGCTGTCAGGTGGGTACGGCACAGAGGAACTGGAGCGCGCAGGCGCGCTGCGCGTGTACGACGATCCGGCCGATCTGCTCGTTCATCTGGATGAAGTCGCATCGCGGCCCTGA
- a CDS encoding ATP-dependent Clp protease ATP-binding subunit has protein sequence MPALCEICNARPAVARVTVVQNGERKTLSICDYDYRQLMRHQSMTNPFDSLLGGSGLSRFFGNLPGAGARNDDEDDEAGNRYSAEVPRESVDATDAFSEQTVELLQRAAEKAHELQRNELDTEHLLYVLADNDVATALLKELKLSAQDIKGYIDQHAQKGTASPDAPMDRMTLSPRIKKAIQHAFQASRDLGHSYIGPEHLLIGLAAVPDSIAGALLKKYGVTPEALRQKVVKLVGKGAEDGRVDTPSGTPTLDKFGRDLTALARQGKLDPVLGRAQEIESTIEVLARRRKNNPVLIGEPGVGKTAIVEGLAQRIVNDDVPENLRNKRLVEVNINSMVAGAKYRGEFEERAKTLIDEVTARKDELVLFIDELHMIVGAGQGGGEGGLDIANVLKPALARGELSLIGATTLNEYQKHIEKDAALERRFQPVLVPEPTVEQTIVILRGLRDRLEAHHQVTFADDAFVAAAEMSDRYITSRYLPDKAIDLIDQAAARVRIGATSRPADMQELEAEIAQLKREQDYSSSRKRFDEAKKFEERINEKQAKLDEDTEAWQRKTGSETLEVTVASIAEVVSRLTGIPVTELTQEERQKLLDMENKLRERVVGQDDAVLAVSDAVRLSRAGLGQANRPIATFLFLGPTGVGKTELAKALAETVFGDESAVIRIDMSEYMERHAVARLIGAPPGYVGYDEGGQLTERVRRRPYSVILLDEIEKAHADVSNVLLQVFDDGRLTDGKGRVVDFSNTIIIATSNLGAHIIMDNLEKPQADQLPEKKLREELMGVLKGHFRPEFLNRIDEVIVFHGLSRENIRSIVQIQLERVTRTAAAQDITLRIDDSVIDHLAEAGFKPEFGARELKRQIRQELETRLAREILNGNLKSGDVAEVTYDKDSDTIKFTPANEETPAPKAKRSGARARKKSTDEVGSPESTERAGS, from the coding sequence ATGCCCGCCCTCTGCGAAATCTGTAATGCTCGTCCTGCCGTCGCCCGTGTGACTGTTGTACAGAATGGCGAGCGGAAGACACTATCAATCTGCGACTACGATTACCGGCAGTTAATGCGGCATCAAAGCATGACGAATCCGTTCGATTCGCTGCTGGGCGGAAGCGGCTTGTCGCGCTTCTTCGGCAATCTTCCCGGCGCGGGCGCACGCAACGATGACGAGGACGACGAAGCCGGGAACCGATATTCGGCGGAAGTGCCGCGCGAATCCGTGGATGCCACCGATGCGTTCAGCGAACAGACGGTCGAGCTCCTGCAGCGCGCGGCCGAAAAAGCACACGAGTTGCAGCGCAACGAACTCGACACCGAACATCTGCTGTATGTGCTCGCCGATAACGACGTCGCGACGGCATTGCTGAAAGAATTGAAGCTTTCGGCGCAAGACATCAAAGGCTATATCGACCAGCACGCGCAAAAGGGGACCGCCAGTCCCGACGCGCCAATGGACCGGATGACCCTCTCGCCGCGTATCAAGAAAGCAATTCAGCACGCCTTTCAGGCGTCGCGCGATCTCGGGCACTCGTACATCGGGCCGGAACACTTGCTGATCGGGCTCGCCGCGGTTCCCGACAGCATTGCCGGTGCGCTGCTGAAGAAGTATGGCGTGACGCCGGAAGCATTGCGGCAAAAAGTAGTCAAGCTCGTGGGCAAGGGTGCGGAAGACGGCCGTGTCGACACACCAAGTGGCACGCCGACGCTCGACAAATTCGGCCGTGACCTGACGGCCCTTGCGCGCCAGGGCAAGCTCGACCCGGTGCTCGGTCGCGCGCAGGAAATCGAGAGCACGATCGAAGTGCTCGCGCGGCGCCGGAAAAACAATCCGGTGCTGATCGGAGAGCCCGGCGTCGGCAAGACCGCGATTGTCGAAGGGCTCGCGCAGCGTATCGTCAATGACGACGTGCCGGAAAATCTGCGCAACAAGCGGCTCGTCGAGGTCAATATCAATTCGATGGTCGCAGGCGCGAAGTACCGGGGCGAATTCGAGGAGCGCGCGAAAACGCTGATCGATGAAGTGACCGCGAGGAAAGACGAACTGGTGCTGTTCATCGACGAGTTGCACATGATCGTCGGTGCGGGCCAGGGCGGCGGCGAAGGTGGACTCGATATTGCGAACGTGCTGAAGCCGGCGCTCGCGCGCGGCGAGCTGAGCCTGATCGGTGCGACTACGCTCAACGAATACCAGAAGCACATCGAGAAAGACGCCGCGCTCGAACGGCGCTTCCAGCCGGTGCTGGTGCCCGAGCCGACCGTCGAACAAACCATCGTTATTCTGCGCGGTCTGCGCGACAGACTCGAAGCACATCATCAGGTCACGTTTGCCGACGACGCCTTTGTCGCCGCCGCCGAAATGTCGGACCGCTACATCACGTCGCGCTATCTGCCCGACAAGGCCATCGACCTGATCGACCAGGCTGCGGCGCGCGTGCGGATCGGCGCGACTTCGCGTCCGGCGGACATGCAGGAACTGGAAGCCGAAATCGCGCAGTTAAAGCGCGAGCAGGATTACTCGTCCTCCCGCAAGCGCTTCGACGAGGCGAAGAAGTTCGAAGAACGCATCAACGAGAAACAGGCCAAACTCGACGAGGACACGGAAGCCTGGCAGCGCAAGACGGGCTCGGAAACGCTGGAAGTGACGGTGGCGTCGATTGCCGAAGTCGTGTCGCGCCTTACCGGGATTCCGGTGACGGAACTCACTCAGGAGGAACGTCAGAAGCTGCTCGACATGGAGAACAAGCTGCGCGAACGCGTGGTGGGGCAGGACGACGCCGTGCTCGCCGTGAGCGATGCAGTGCGTCTGTCGCGCGCCGGCCTCGGTCAGGCGAACCGGCCCATCGCAACGTTCCTGTTTCTCGGACCGACCGGCGTCGGCAAGACCGAACTGGCCAAGGCCCTGGCGGAAACGGTGTTCGGCGACGAGTCGGCGGTGATCCGCATCGACATGTCCGAGTATATGGAGCGTCATGCGGTGGCGCGGCTGATCGGTGCGCCACCGGGTTACGTGGGTTATGACGAGGGCGGCCAGTTGACCGAGCGCGTGCGGCGGCGGCCCTATAGCGTGATCCTGCTCGACGAGATCGAGAAGGCGCACGCGGACGTGAGCAATGTGCTGCTACAGGTTTTCGACGACGGACGCCTGACCGACGGCAAAGGCCGAGTGGTGGATTTCAGCAATACGATCATCATCGCCACGAGCAATCTCGGCGCGCACATCATCATGGACAACCTCGAGAAGCCACAGGCGGACCAGCTGCCGGAGAAGAAGCTGCGCGAGGAACTGATGGGTGTGCTCAAAGGGCACTTCCGTCCGGAATTCCTGAACCGGATCGACGAAGTGATCGTCTTCCACGGGTTGTCACGCGAGAACATTCGCTCGATCGTTCAGATCCAGCTCGAACGGGTGACACGCACCGCGGCGGCGCAGGACATCACGCTCAGGATCGACGATTCGGTCATCGACCATCTGGCGGAAGCCGGTTTCAAGCCCGAGTTCGGTGCGCGCGAGCTCAAGCGTCAGATCAGGCAGGAACTGGAAACGCGGCTCGCAAGGGAAATTCTGAACGGCAATCTGAAATCCGGCGATGTCGCCGAAGTGACTTACGACAAGGACAGCGACACCATCAAATTTACGCCGGCCAACGAGGAGACACCGGCTCCCAAAGCGAAGCGCAGCGGGGCGCGCGCCAGGAAAAAATCGACGGACGAGGTCGGCAGTCCGGAATCGACCGAACGCGCAGGCTCCTGA
- a CDS encoding DUF1330 domain-containing protein, with product MSKGYWVTAYRATKDPAKLAAYAQLAAPAVAAAGGKFIVRGVADEVHEQGLKERTVVIEFSSYEAAVAAYDSEAYRKALDALGDGVERDLRIVRGTE from the coding sequence ATGAGCAAAGGTTATTGGGTCACCGCTTACCGCGCGACGAAAGATCCGGCAAAGCTCGCCGCTTACGCACAACTCGCCGCGCCCGCCGTCGCGGCCGCCGGCGGTAAATTCATCGTGCGTGGCGTAGCGGACGAAGTGCACGAGCAGGGCTTGAAAGAGCGCACGGTCGTGATCGAGTTTTCCAGCTACGAGGCCGCTGTTGCCGCGTATGACAGCGAAGCCTATCGCAAAGCGCTGGACGCATTGGGCGACGGTGTCGAGCGCGATCTGCGCATCGTGCGCGGGACGGAATAA
- a CDS encoding cellulose biosynthesis cyclic di-GMP-binding regulatory protein BcsB, with protein MTIPFSRLRLPRHTVAILCACGALLAAFVPAHAFAADLATGFAQLNQGVIESRTVSLKELGLLTSVTLTAPDTRREFFLPVPADVPITDATLQLDGAYVRGDGGRTTMLLSLDGSPVVARSFTQANGGASMSVGVDGAPRPAGYVRIGLGFSSVINDNVCTDQTAIGNVLRVDPSTRLTYRFNPADVQDLRTAWSALPYAPVLAISGPRLAAATLDTAWRTNALLQRDGKRPLMQALPAPGDTVELDGVQVPDALHGLAAFDALAGGGAHRLANPAELGALIALSPRGVFGPDVVVADEPMRNAINAGVDALRAQVASADPQALHAFDAWRARAVTPLAAPLVRGEARVAHLGGRAMLVLGDNEGAAVLARGWRPIDVSSRVVVHQIDPAARTQGDRIALADLGGEPRSIDVHDTASWEASFDLAAASGNGQLPSVVVLDLAASPTISNGAATATVYFNDVMIGAKLLNVDGRRQRLELQIPRYALARTNTLRVSFRRQPDAGCQTRQAYPVAVLPGSYLQLDRGTPDNDFVGMAARYASSATVIVPQSYLDDALHSVPRLATLTGAAGVAPLPAHFVVAANGAHPRPDGPFLAADVTVADEKDHVEFSKDHLMLTSAAGDRLIDVSGLSKLAVLSVATSGEQAGIVYRSTGDAPTLTDKLQLARGDIAVVDATGVLKQFDTVHPDDLSADGTSSTQWVTQHWVRWGLPALLLLLLIVLILSAQRARRKNRDKK; from the coding sequence TTGACGATCCCGTTTTCCCGGCTGCGCCTGCCGCGCCATACCGTTGCGATTCTGTGCGCGTGCGGCGCGTTGCTTGCGGCGTTCGTGCCCGCCCACGCTTTCGCCGCCGACCTCGCGACGGGCTTTGCGCAATTGAATCAGGGCGTTATTGAAAGCCGCACGGTGTCGCTGAAGGAGCTCGGGCTGCTGACGAGCGTCACCCTGACCGCACCGGACACCCGCCGCGAATTCTTCCTGCCGGTGCCGGCCGATGTGCCGATTACCGACGCCACCCTGCAACTCGACGGCGCGTACGTACGCGGCGACGGCGGCCGCACGACCATGCTGCTGTCGCTCGACGGCTCGCCGGTGGTCGCGCGCTCATTCACGCAGGCCAACGGCGGCGCGTCGATGAGCGTCGGCGTCGACGGCGCGCCGCGCCCTGCGGGTTATGTGCGCATCGGGCTCGGCTTCTCGTCGGTGATCAACGACAACGTTTGTACCGACCAGACCGCGATTGGCAACGTGCTGCGCGTCGATCCGTCGACACGTCTCACCTACCGCTTCAATCCCGCCGACGTGCAGGACTTGCGCACGGCATGGAGCGCACTCCCGTACGCGCCGGTGCTGGCGATTTCCGGCCCACGCCTCGCTGCTGCAACGCTCGATACGGCGTGGCGCACCAACGCGCTGTTGCAACGCGACGGCAAGCGCCCACTGATGCAGGCGCTGCCCGCGCCCGGCGACACTGTCGAGCTCGACGGCGTTCAGGTGCCCGACGCGCTGCATGGCCTCGCGGCCTTCGACGCGCTCGCAGGCGGCGGCGCCCACAGGCTCGCGAACCCGGCCGAACTCGGCGCGCTGATCGCGCTGTCGCCGCGCGGCGTCTTCGGCCCCGACGTGGTGGTCGCGGACGAACCGATGCGCAACGCGATCAACGCCGGTGTCGACGCCCTGCGCGCACAGGTAGCGAGTGCGGACCCGCAGGCGCTTCACGCGTTCGACGCGTGGCGCGCGCGGGCCGTCACGCCGCTCGCCGCGCCGCTCGTGCGCGGTGAAGCGCGTGTCGCGCACCTCGGCGGCCGCGCGATGCTGGTGCTCGGCGACAACGAGGGTGCGGCCGTGCTTGCGCGCGGCTGGCGTCCGATCGACGTATCGAGTCGCGTAGTCGTGCATCAGATCGATCCGGCTGCGCGCACGCAAGGCGACAGGATCGCGCTCGCCGACCTCGGCGGCGAACCGCGCAGCATCGACGTGCACGATACGGCGTCCTGGGAAGCCAGCTTCGATCTGGCCGCGGCGTCCGGCAACGGTCAATTGCCCAGCGTGGTCGTGCTCGATCTCGCCGCTTCGCCGACGATCTCGAATGGCGCGGCAACCGCCACCGTCTATTTCAACGACGTGATGATCGGCGCAAAACTGTTGAACGTCGACGGCCGCCGGCAGCGCCTCGAACTGCAGATTCCGCGTTATGCGCTCGCCCGCACCAACACGCTGCGCGTGTCGTTCCGCCGTCAGCCGGATGCCGGCTGCCAGACTCGCCAGGCGTATCCGGTAGCGGTGCTGCCGGGCAGCTATCTGCAACTCGATCGGGGTACGCCTGATAACGATTTCGTCGGGATGGCCGCGCGCTATGCGTCGTCCGCGACGGTGATCGTGCCGCAGTCGTATCTCGACGACGCGCTTCACAGCGTGCCGCGTCTTGCCACGCTGACGGGTGCGGCCGGCGTCGCGCCGCTGCCCGCGCATTTCGTGGTCGCCGCAAATGGTGCGCATCCGCGGCCTGACGGCCCTTTCCTCGCCGCCGACGTTACGGTGGCCGACGAGAAAGATCACGTCGAGTTTTCGAAGGATCACCTGATGCTGACCTCGGCCGCTGGCGACAGGCTCATCGACGTATCGGGTCTCAGCAAACTCGCCGTGCTGAGCGTGGCGACCTCCGGCGAACAGGCCGGGATCGTCTATCGGTCGACGGGCGACGCCCCGACGCTGACCGACAAGCTGCAACTCGCACGCGGCGATATCGCGGTGGTGGACGCAACCGGCGTGCTCAAACAGTTCGACACCGTGCATCCCGATGATCTGAGTGCGGACGGCACGTCGAGCACGCAATGGGTCACGCAGCATTGGGTGCGCTGGGGTCTGCCCGCGTTGCTGCTCCTGCTTCTGATCGTGCTGATTCTGTCCGCGCAGCGCGCGCGTCGCAAGAACCGGGACAAGAAGTGA
- the araD gene encoding L-arabinonate dehydratase produces the protein MERSVPIARKTPEQLRSYRWYGVNDLRSFGHRSRTAQMGYHASDYLGKPVIAVVNTWSEINSCHTHFRQRVEEVKRGVWQAGGFPVEMPVMTLAEPFQKPTTMLYRNFLAMETEELLKSYPFDGCALMGGCDKTTPGLLMGAISMDLPAIFLPAGPMLRGNWNGRTLGSGSDTWKYWAELRAGTISEAEWKGIESGIARSPGHCMTMGTASTMTSAVEALGLTLSGFSSIPAVDSRHAQFASLTGQRIVEMVWTDQKPSDMLTARSFDNAVTTVLSMSGSTNAIVHLVALARRAGIDLRISRFDELARTTPVLANVRPAGQYLMEDFFYAGGLRALLAELGELIDGTQMTVTGSTLGENIAGAEIFNDDVIRRRGNPIVASDGLAVVSGNLAPDGAVIKPAAMETHLLKHRGPAVVFSDYGDMAARIDSEALNVTKDSVLVLQHAGPVGAPGMPEWGQLPIPQKLLKEGVRDMLRISDARMSGTSYGACVLHVAPESFVGGPLALVKDGDMIELDVRARRLHLDVSDAELRARKAAWQAPKRPFERGFGVMHQLHVTQANRGCDFDFLEEPVEPAAAAEHADSGKRRTS, from the coding sequence ATGGAGAGATCAGTGCCGATCGCGCGCAAAACACCTGAACAGCTTCGCAGCTATCGCTGGTACGGCGTGAATGACCTTCGCTCGTTCGGCCACCGTTCCCGCACCGCGCAGATGGGCTATCACGCGTCCGATTACCTGGGCAAACCGGTGATCGCGGTCGTCAACACGTGGAGCGAGATCAATTCCTGCCACACGCACTTCAGACAGCGCGTGGAAGAAGTGAAGCGCGGCGTCTGGCAAGCCGGCGGGTTTCCGGTCGAAATGCCGGTCATGACGCTAGCCGAGCCATTCCAGAAGCCGACCACGATGCTCTATCGCAACTTTCTCGCGATGGAGACGGAGGAGTTGCTGAAGTCCTATCCGTTCGACGGCTGCGCGTTGATGGGCGGTTGCGACAAGACGACGCCCGGCCTGTTGATGGGCGCGATCAGCATGGACCTGCCGGCCATCTTCCTGCCCGCCGGCCCGATGCTACGCGGCAACTGGAACGGACGCACACTCGGCAGTGGCTCGGACACATGGAAATATTGGGCCGAGTTGCGCGCCGGCACGATCAGCGAAGCAGAGTGGAAAGGCATCGAAAGCGGCATTGCGCGCTCGCCGGGCCACTGCATGACGATGGGCACCGCGTCGACGATGACGAGCGCCGTCGAAGCGCTCGGCCTCACGCTGTCCGGATTTTCGTCGATCCCCGCAGTCGATTCGCGGCATGCGCAGTTCGCGTCGTTGACGGGCCAGCGCATTGTCGAGATGGTGTGGACCGATCAGAAGCCCTCGGACATGCTCACCGCCCGATCCTTCGACAACGCCGTGACGACCGTGCTCTCGATGTCCGGCTCGACCAATGCGATCGTCCATCTCGTCGCGCTCGCTCGCCGGGCGGGCATCGACCTGCGAATCAGCCGCTTCGACGAACTCGCCCGCACGACGCCGGTGCTTGCGAACGTGCGCCCGGCCGGCCAGTACCTGATGGAAGACTTTTTCTATGCGGGCGGCCTGCGCGCGTTGCTCGCGGAGCTAGGCGAACTGATCGACGGCACACAGATGACGGTCACCGGATCGACGCTCGGCGAGAACATCGCGGGTGCGGAAATCTTTAACGACGATGTGATCCGCCGCCGCGGCAATCCCATTGTCGCCAGTGACGGCCTGGCGGTGGTGAGCGGCAATCTCGCGCCCGACGGCGCGGTGATCAAACCCGCGGCCATGGAAACGCATCTGCTGAAACATCGCGGGCCGGCCGTCGTATTCAGTGATTATGGCGATATGGCCGCACGCATCGACTCGGAAGCGTTGAACGTCACGAAAGATTCGGTGTTGGTCCTGCAGCACGCGGGGCCGGTGGGCGCCCCTGGCATGCCCGAATGGGGCCAGTTGCCGATCCCGCAAAAGCTGCTGAAGGAGGGCGTGCGCGACATGCTGCGCATTTCCGATGCGCGCATGAGTGGCACCAGTTACGGCGCCTGCGTGCTGCACGTCGCGCCCGAGTCGTTCGTGGGCGGCCCGCTTGCACTCGTCAAGGATGGCGACATGATCGAGCTGGACGTTCGTGCGCGTCGTTTGCACCTCGACGTGAGCGACGCCGAACTCCGCGCGCGAAAGGCCGCGTGGCAAGCGCCGAAGCGTCCGTTCGAGCGAGGCTTCGGCGTGATGCACCAGTTGCACGTCACGCAGGCGAACCGGGGCTGCGATTTTGACTTCCTCGAAGAGCCCGTCGAGCCGGCCGCAGCGGCTGAGCACGCGGACAGCGGCAAACGCAGGACAAGCTGA
- a CDS encoding glycosyl transferase family protein, whose protein sequence is MSFATLRWYGGFLLADYYQILEHVATVVAVIILLSSLDDLFIDAWYWIRQAVRRLTIERQHRPLTIAQLHARAEQPIAIMVPAWHEHDVIAAMLEDMVRVLDYRAYTVFVGTYQNDAATIAEVERMRLRYKHLHRVEVPHDGPTCKADCLNWIVQAILHYEFEAGVEFAGVVMHDSEDVLHPVELKFFNYLLPRKDMIQLPVASLEREWFELVAGTYMDEFAEWHAKDLVVRESLAGSVPSAGVGTCFSRRAILALVQQTQSQPFNTESLTEDYDVGTRIGKLGMQSIFPRFPVQFSTRRRGWFGLGAEREITMTMPLCVREFFPDTLRTAYRQRARWTLGIGLQGWRQTGWSGSLANRYLLLRDRKGVVTAFVGMLAYVLVVQFLLFAMASFLGMTPDLFPSPFIDSTWTQLLLAANFVSLALRVLQRMIFTSRLYGWEHGLLAVPRMVISNFINFLAVFRAWRLFLVHVVTGKRLAWDKTMHDFPSADGLRNTRQNLGELLLSWQAIDEQKLEIALRDEHARHAPLGRVLMARGWLDEETLAEAIAFQNDLPRGRFDAARLESALRDLPPEVLVRYRTLPQGEDVHGHALFVAASLPADEVLATLHELTGRTVSVHIVRESEVAAGLRVLSNARTLAIAPHDEDGSTDPLMTGVPLLGDLLIEMGLVTRAAFEGALADYRPERDGRIGEYMMSKQVISRDALNRAVTEQNRLRREHVAGR, encoded by the coding sequence GTGAGTTTCGCGACGCTCAGGTGGTACGGCGGCTTCCTGCTCGCGGACTACTACCAGATACTCGAACACGTCGCGACGGTGGTCGCCGTGATCATTCTGCTGTCGAGTCTCGATGACCTGTTCATCGACGCGTGGTACTGGATCCGTCAGGCCGTGCGCCGCCTGACGATCGAGCGGCAACACCGGCCGCTCACGATTGCGCAATTGCATGCGCGCGCGGAGCAACCCATCGCGATCATGGTGCCGGCGTGGCATGAACACGACGTCATTGCTGCGATGCTGGAGGACATGGTGCGCGTGCTCGATTACCGCGCGTACACGGTGTTCGTGGGCACCTATCAGAACGACGCGGCGACGATCGCGGAAGTCGAGCGGATGCGGCTGCGTTACAAGCATCTGCACCGCGTCGAAGTCCCGCATGACGGGCCGACGTGCAAGGCGGACTGTCTGAACTGGATCGTGCAGGCAATCCTGCACTACGAGTTCGAAGCGGGCGTCGAGTTCGCCGGCGTCGTGATGCACGACAGCGAAGACGTGCTGCATCCGGTGGAACTGAAGTTCTTCAACTATCTGCTGCCGCGCAAGGACATGATCCAGTTGCCGGTCGCGTCGCTCGAACGCGAGTGGTTCGAACTGGTGGCGGGCACGTATATGGACGAGTTCGCCGAATGGCACGCGAAGGATCTGGTGGTGCGGGAGAGCCTCGCGGGCTCGGTGCCTTCAGCGGGCGTGGGCACCTGCTTCTCGCGCCGCGCGATACTCGCGCTGGTCCAACAGACGCAAAGCCAGCCCTTCAATACCGAGAGTCTCACCGAAGATTACGACGTCGGCACGCGCATCGGCAAACTCGGCATGCAGTCCATTTTTCCGCGCTTTCCGGTGCAGTTTTCGACGCGCCGCCGGGGCTGGTTCGGCCTTGGCGCGGAACGCGAGATCACCATGACGATGCCGCTGTGCGTGCGCGAGTTTTTTCCCGACACGTTGCGCACCGCGTACCGCCAGCGCGCTCGCTGGACGCTTGGCATCGGCCTGCAAGGCTGGCGCCAGACCGGCTGGAGCGGCTCGCTCGCCAACCGCTATCTGCTGCTGCGCGATCGCAAGGGCGTGGTCACGGCGTTTGTCGGCATGCTCGCGTATGTGCTGGTGGTGCAGTTTCTGCTGTTCGCAATGGCATCGTTTCTCGGCATGACACCCGATCTGTTTCCGTCGCCGTTCATCGATTCGACGTGGACGCAGTTACTGCTCGCCGCAAATTTCGTGTCGCTGGCGTTGCGCGTGCTCCAGCGCATGATCTTCACGTCGAGGCTCTATGGTTGGGAGCATGGCCTGCTGGCGGTGCCGCGCATGGTGATCAGCAACTTCATCAATTTTCTCGCGGTGTTTCGCGCATGGCGCCTCTTTCTCGTACATGTGGTGACCGGCAAGCGGCTTGCATGGGACAAAACCATGCACGACTTTCCGAGCGCCGATGGCCTGCGCAATACACGCCAGAATCTCGGCGAACTGCTGCTGTCCTGGCAGGCGATCGACGAGCAGAAACTCGAAATCGCGCTGCGTGACGAGCATGCGCGCCATGCGCCGCTCGGGCGCGTGCTGATGGCGCGTGGCTGGCTCGACGAGGAAACGCTCGCCGAGGCGATTGCATTCCAGAACGACCTGCCGCGTGGCCGCTTCGACGCCGCGCGGCTCGAAAGCGCGCTGCGCGATCTGCCGCCCGAAGTGCTGGTGCGCTATCGCACGTTGCCGCAAGGCGAGGATGTGCACGGTCACGCGCTCTTCGTCGCCGCGAGCCTGCCTGCCGACGAAGTACTCGCCACCCTGCACGAACTGACGGGCCGCACGGTGTCCGTGCATATCGTGCGGGAAAGCGAGGTGGCCGCCGGGTTGCGCGTGTTGAGCAATGCTCGCACGCTCGCCATCGCGCCGCATGACGAGGACGGGTCGACCGATCCGCTCATGACCGGCGTGCCGCTGCTCGGCGATCTGCTGATCGAAATGGGGCTCGTCACACGCGCCGCGTTCGAAGGCGCGTTGGCCGACTATCGTCCCGAGCGCGACGGACGCATCGGCGAATACATGATGTCGAAACAGGTGATTTCGCGCGACGCGTTGAACCGCGCGGTGACCGAGCAGAACCGCCTGCGCCGCGAGCACGTGGCGGGACGCTAA
- a CDS encoding DUF6566 family protein — MSESTVSYGGYEIVVHSSTNRLGAWVAGVSLKDGTGKTVDLRPETVQPEWLTEEEAIRDAVEWGRRYIDREFKTSEQHSWVADRARAETWFQDEEEKTRGPEIGS; from the coding sequence ATGTCAGAAAGCACGGTTTCTTATGGCGGTTACGAGATTGTCGTTCATTCCTCGACCAACCGTCTGGGTGCGTGGGTGGCCGGCGTCAGCCTGAAAGACGGCACGGGAAAGACGGTGGACCTTCGGCCTGAGACGGTTCAGCCCGAATGGCTGACTGAAGAAGAAGCGATTCGCGATGCGGTCGAATGGGGTCGCCGCTATATCGACCGCGAGTTCAAGACGTCGGAGCAGCATTCATGGGTTGCCGATCGTGCCCGTGCGGAAACCTGGTTTCAGGACGAAGAAGAGAAGACGCGCGGCCCGGAAATCGGCAGCTAA